The following proteins come from a genomic window of Euryarchaeota archaeon:
- a CDS encoding V-type ATP synthase subunit I: MLRPEPMKRVLVISSKESEDTIIRELHQMGAVHIIEYKEGQREGFRIGKTLAASSAASERLVRLRSLARQLGIVAGTAPRRVYAAKGIETRLSAGLAEMESNANSAIESRDRIAAALTELSDEETRLRPFAQLPLVIEDYRGYDTIDTFVGTAAAGWRDGLARASKDAIAFGGDDGVVAVFVPKDQSQATMDQLTKHGFKAVELPSGKGSPAARMEAIQSERRLLEERLEKSRGEVANLRAQWTDFILAAEEHLSIETEKGEAPLAFATTENAFVVDAWVPATQFHWVASRLNQATNGSVHVEVVTEAHHEHEALGHGHSPDEAAREEPPTKYKNPGAARPFEFFIDLFSKPKHDEIDPTVVVAVVFPVFFGFMIGDLGYGILMMLIGYTLLTKLKSIEGIPSLGTAILAAGVVASIFGGVFFVEAFGIPFAASHHAIEELGHEGLAATCANVQTHLKETTWTCIASGGAETGVMEPVLGKLTNVTDLLVLSLLAGFVHIFIGLAFGLVNSLGHGWKHLGAKVGWLFVLFAFLGLMMGMATPLITHGTFLEPAVAALSVLSAVTLFLLVPGFVLLVATEGPIGALEILGLLSNMISYTRLAGVAVAKGAMAFAFNGLFLVGMVMDPNAGLLLVVVGLLLLIVTQLMVFVLGILSSGIQAIRLNYVEFFLKFFAGGGKSFAPFGRKRIYSTA, translated from the coding sequence ATGCTTCGCCCGGAGCCCATGAAGCGCGTTCTCGTCATCTCCTCGAAAGAGAGCGAGGACACGATCATCCGCGAACTCCACCAGATGGGCGCCGTCCACATCATCGAATACAAGGAGGGCCAGCGTGAAGGCTTCCGGATCGGAAAGACGCTTGCCGCCTCGAGCGCCGCCTCCGAACGGCTCGTCCGGTTAAGGTCGCTTGCAAGGCAACTCGGCATCGTCGCCGGCACGGCGCCGCGCCGCGTCTACGCGGCGAAGGGCATAGAGACCAGGCTTTCCGCCGGCCTGGCCGAGATGGAATCGAACGCGAACTCCGCAATAGAGTCGCGCGACCGCATCGCCGCTGCCCTCACGGAGCTCTCGGACGAGGAGACGCGACTCCGACCCTTCGCCCAGTTGCCGCTCGTCATAGAGGATTACAGAGGGTACGACACGATCGATACCTTCGTCGGCACCGCGGCCGCGGGCTGGCGCGACGGGCTGGCGCGGGCTTCAAAGGATGCGATCGCTTTCGGTGGCGACGATGGCGTAGTCGCCGTCTTCGTCCCGAAGGACCAATCGCAGGCGACGATGGACCAACTCACGAAACACGGCTTCAAAGCGGTCGAGCTTCCGAGCGGCAAAGGAAGCCCCGCCGCGCGCATGGAGGCCATCCAGAGCGAGCGTAGGCTCCTCGAAGAGCGGCTCGAGAAGAGCCGGGGGGAGGTCGCGAACCTTCGCGCCCAATGGACGGACTTCATCCTGGCCGCGGAAGAGCACCTTTCGATCGAGACCGAGAAGGGGGAGGCCCCGCTTGCGTTCGCAACGACGGAGAACGCGTTCGTGGTGGACGCGTGGGTCCCCGCGACGCAGTTCCACTGGGTCGCCTCGCGCCTCAACCAGGCCACGAACGGCAGCGTCCACGTGGAGGTCGTCACCGAGGCGCATCACGAGCACGAGGCCCTCGGCCATGGACATTCGCCCGATGAGGCGGCGCGCGAGGAGCCGCCGACGAAGTACAAGAACCCGGGGGCGGCACGGCCCTTCGAGTTCTTCATCGACCTCTTCTCCAAACCGAAACATGACGAGATCGATCCGACGGTCGTGGTCGCGGTCGTCTTCCCGGTCTTCTTCGGTTTCATGATAGGAGACCTCGGCTACGGCATCCTAATGATGCTCATCGGGTACACGCTCCTCACCAAGCTGAAGTCGATCGAAGGTATTCCGAGTCTCGGGACCGCAATACTCGCGGCCGGTGTCGTCGCCTCGATCTTCGGAGGCGTCTTCTTCGTCGAGGCTTTCGGGATCCCTTTCGCGGCAAGCCATCACGCGATCGAGGAGCTCGGCCACGAGGGGCTTGCGGCGACCTGTGCCAACGTCCAGACGCATCTTAAGGAGACGACGTGGACTTGCATCGCAAGCGGCGGCGCGGAGACGGGCGTCATGGAACCCGTCCTCGGAAAACTCACCAACGTCACCGATCTCCTCGTCCTGTCGCTTCTTGCGGGTTTCGTCCACATCTTCATCGGCCTCGCCTTCGGCCTCGTCAACTCCCTCGGACACGGTTGGAAGCACCTTGGCGCGAAGGTCGGTTGGCTCTTCGTCCTGTTCGCGTTCCTAGGCCTCATGATGGGGATGGCCACCCCGCTCATCACCCACGGCACGTTCCTCGAACCCGCGGTGGCGGCGCTGTCCGTCCTTTCCGCCGTCACGCTTTTCCTCCTGGTCCCTGGCTTCGTCCTCCTCGTCGCGACGGAAGGACCCATCGGTGCCCTTGAGATACTCGGTCTCCTTTCCAACATGATATCGTACACGAGGCTCGCCGGTGTGGCGGTCGCGAAGGGGGCGATGGCGTTCGCGTTCAACGGCCTCTTCCTCGTCGGGATGGTCATGGACCCGAATGCCGGGCTCCTTCTGGTGGTCGTCGGGTTGTTGCTACTCATCGTCACGCAGCTCATGGTCTTCGTCCTTGGCATCCTCTCATCGGGGATCCAGGCGATCAGGTTGAACTACGTCGAGTTCTTCCTGAAGTTCTTCGCCGGCGGCGGGAAGTCGTTCGCGCCGTTCGGTCGGAAGAGGATCTACAGTACCGCTTAG